AAAAAGTGAagttctttatttctttgtgttaaaatgtctgATCTGTTTGTGTCAGTGATGTACGTGTTTATTTTGGACATAGAGAAGTGAACTGAGATCTCATCAGCCTCTGAAAGAACTCAAACATATCTTTCGCGTCTGTACTCCAATTTCTTGCCGACATGTTTGACACTTTGTTGACTTATTGTTTGTTCCAGTTCCAAGGGGTCAGATGTTATGACACTTCCTGACAGATACATGAACCCTCCTGCTCAGAGACGGCCGCGGAGAACTTACACTGCAGGAGGCTAGAACTGATAATGCAGCTCATGGTGTCAGAGAACGGATCCATGTTGGATTATCCGATTATCATTATCTAATACGGCAGTTTAACAGAGACATGAATATGTTCAGGTTCAACGGTTTAGCTGCGATTATCTCAGCAGCTTTAGCTGAAGACTCTTATAATAGAACATCCAGACCCTCCTGACCTTTTCACACCAGCTGCAGGAGCTTCTGATTGTCTCGTGAACAGAGGGGATCCTTCTTTATTAgagattttaatgttgttgctCTGCATCTAAGTTCCTCCACTGTCCTTCTCTTGACCATCATCCCATCAAACCATGTACCAAATGTGACCACGTAAAAGATCTTATCTGAATTTAAACATCCAGTTTGGCTGATCACAGCTGTGCTGCCCACAGAGTACCAATCAGATTCATGATTACAGAGGTCTATGGCATCTTCATAACTTGACGATGGGATGtgtcaaaaacagatttgaattTGGGAACTAACCACGTCTCCTGaactgtctgctgtctgtctgactgactgttcaGCCTTTAACCTGTTCAACGCGAGCGGAGCCCAACTGGGATATTTTTTGAGCTCCTATGGAAACCTGTGGAAGTTAAATATAGTAATTTTAAATAGCACAGATGGTGCCAAAATGTGCCAAATGTGCGAAACATTGCACATTTGGAGATCCTGCCTGAGTACTCTGAATTAAAACCTCTCTAACTTTTTTCTGATTCACTTTCTTAGCATAAAAGTTTGCAGTGGtgatgttcagatgttttgtgttgGTTTGCTGGAGACTATGAGCTGCGGCTGCATCATACATCAGGGAGATTCATTCtcaaattgtgatttttttaaagaaaatctttAATTTATGCTGTGTGCCATTTTAAATTACTCAAAGTGCCACATATACAAATACTTACACATCTGAACAAACACTTCCGGTGTTTCCTTTATCATTCAAATTGACCTCGTGgttgcagagacacaaaatagaGGCTAGTTAGTAACAGGTTGAGAAAACTGCACCTCCAGTAAGTCTGAAGAGTAAAGACCATAAGAAGCAGTTGTCATCTATCAGTTACCTCTGGATAAATGAAGATTATATTCAAAATGAAATAGTTAAGTCGGACGATCCGCTGGTGGTTTTATAATCTCCTGGAGTCGATCCACCTCAGCCTCTGTTATGTGCCAAGTCAGGTGACTGATGAGAGGACGTGACCTCAGAGGTAAGCTCTTTAACTGGCCAGGACATCGTGACCTCAGACTGACATTTAACCGTCCAGTCCTGCTCTGCAGaccctcaaacaaacacaaaacactgatgaaagaggCGATATTGTTGAGTTTTATACATGTTCCTGATTTCTTGAGGATCTGGTTTCTTTTCAGTGTAAAAATCAACTTAAAGAAACTTAAATATTGCTAATCCTCATCAGGAAAACCACCACATAGGTTTCTTACGACCCTTTGTGACGTTTCTTGTtaggcagcgacctctagtgggCACAGTCATTactacagcagcaaaggaggaagtcaggtgataCTGTGCACTCTACTCAACATGCTACAGGGCTCGATTTTCAACAGCTTGTGTCaattctggcgccccctgtggaccAAAGTGTAAATACAGTAGACCTTGTTTTGGTCCTGTATCAGCAGGGGATCAGTGTTGAGTTGAGAATGTTTCATAACCAGGTGAAAGTTTAACTGTTCAGTGGAAGTTGAAGCTCAATGAAGGATCTAAATTGTTGACTAAATCAAAGATGGATGACAGACCAGATGAGATTTGTAAAAAACGGAGATAAAGTCTCGGACGTCGCGGTGCTGCCTGTTGCTTCAACACATCCTGACGCAGCAGTTTTCCTCCTGATGATCAGATTTATGCAGAGGCCAGTGTGTAATCTAATCCCTCTGTGCCTTTCACTCGTCAAACTGAGCTCCCGTTCTGTCTTTCAACCGTTCCGCGGTTACAGTGGCAAGCTTACATTACTGAATCGAGCGAGTACAGGGCTGGATGGGCTGGGTGCAGCGTGGTCAGAGCCGGCCGAGCTATTAATAACCATCACTGGTGTGGTTCCAACTTCTGATGGCTCAGATTACCCACCATCAGACCTCAGCCTCactcaggaggagcaggagggctGGAGGCCACCTACCAGGTTTTTACACCCTCATGTCTGGTGCATATTCTCCCACTGAAGTCTGttcactgtctttgttttgtaaaatacaaattcaaacacAGGAACAAGTTGCCAAGGGTTAGTTCATGCAGAGAAACCTCTTTTATCCCAATCCAGAGTCTTAACAGCAGCGTCTCTACGCACCAGACATCACTGTTCAGATCCAGTTCTTCAGTCGgacgcacaaaaaacattttggacagaACACAAATCATGACACTGTGACGTGACGGTGCTGAACGGTGTCTGAACACTGATCACATCCAGCTGAACTCACATGTTGATCAGTCTGTTTGATTTTGGGGACACTTGGTTTCTTACTCTGACTTCGTTTAACTAACCTGATTAAAGGCCTGGTCTCCTCTAATTACTGGGTTTTATACAACTTCTGTAAAACTTCTATAACTTAATATAAATCACCTTTtttcctgacacacactgaggtcTCTGAAGTTCATCTTGTCTTCACGGATGCAACAGGAGACCAAATCAAACGTCACCTTGaggaaacttgtggatttctcatATTAGTAGAAACATTCACGTAAGAACAAAACTCgtttgttgttgcttgtttttggacattttgatgcagatttcctacattttattatatttaaggTTAGTTTTAAAATCTTTAGAGGTTTGAAGTAAACGTTACTTTCTTCACGAGCTCGgctgcctccctctctttttctcctccctttcATCAAATCCTCTCATTAAATACTGTTCTCCATCCTTCTACATCCTCCCTGTAAGTGAAgacacctcctctcctccctccctctcacaacaatccctccctccttcactcgCTCCCTCCTTCACTCTGCGTCCAGAGCTCCTCTTCTCGACTCTTTACCTCGATCGCTCCCTCGACGTCAGGATGCTGCCCTGCAGACTCGCGGCTCTGCTGGGACTCCTCGTGCTCTGCAAAGGTAAGAACGACTCCAACACTTCAGCTGATGTGtacaagaaaataagaaaactcTCCAGTCTTCTTACAGCACCTTTGAGGAGGGAGGGACTGATCCTGcaacaaacagataaaaataacTGTGTGTACTTTaaataaccacaaacacacaatgtaagtgtgtgtgactgcagacaGCTTAGTGCAGCGTAGGAAGCAACAGATTATTTAAAAGTCACCCACCCATCTGCTCCACTTTGAGGTTTGGGAATGAAAAAGCCAGTTTCTCTCCGGAGTCTCTGAGCCAGTCGTCAGAGCTCCACAGGCTGCTGGTGGATACGTTTGGAGCTGGATTGGGGCCATTTCCACGCTCCTGTGCTCGGGTGGGGCGGTGAGGGGATGAGGTGTTTCTTTTATAGCCGCCTGATCCTATTGAGGGCAGTGTCGCACTCCTGCGTGCTGATTGCGGAGCAGAGAGGCCGGCCTCGATAAGCAGCCATGTTTTTAACcgtacaacacacacacacgataaaacaagtaaaaacatttgCCTCTGCTTGATGGTCGGAAGCAAAGGGAACATTTTGTGGTGTTTTAATGTCACCACTCATCCTGTAGTGCagccatgtccaaactattccacaaatcgccgtgtggctgcaggttttcatttcaaccaagcagcagcacaccagacttgactcatttaatcaactgatctcagtcttcagaaagtGGACTGGTCAGTCTGTGTGCGCTGGACTGTAGTGGGCTGGCTTTAACTTTAGCTGAAAACATTACGAGTTTCTGAAAACCTCGAAGGAGTTAACGAACGGGACATTCACTTCCAGAACTGCAGCTGCTCACACAAACGGGCTTTCCCTGTCGAGAACGTtgaaagctgctcagaggaagctgaagcCAAAGAAAGTTAAACGTGACTTCCTCCAGATCTTCCTCTTCGTGGGGCCCACAGTGTCTGGACACTTCCAAGCTCCTGGATAGTTTGAACcaggataaaatgatttaatcatgcTGCTTTTTCTAACATCTCCATATGTTACTGGAACAAGGGATCAAAGTTCTGATAATGAGTctttttgggccccagtgcaACGTGACGTTGTAATTACAAGATGTGTCAATTTGTCAAATCGGATTTGAGGCCTGGCGCTCGTCCTGGGGGCTCGTGTTGAGCTCTGTCCACCTTTACTTTACGAGCCCACATGATACTTTGTGCAAATCACAGGCGCCACTTCCAGTGCGTCCTGTCGCTTTAACGGAACCGGCGTTCTGCACGAGGAGAGCGACCTCCCCAGGAATTACATGGAcaacatgtaagaatttcagCTGGAAACGTCAAAACTGCAATACTGAAGTTGGTTTGCTAACCACCAACACTCGCCCggtgctctgagctcacagtctgcaccactagctgcacggctaatgGCGCTAATGGCGGCTCTGGTCAGCAGCAGTTTTGGTGGGTACTGTGTTGAGACGCCGCCCTGCTTCTCTTTTGAGTACGGCCACTTCTTACATACAGCACCTTTAAGTTATCTTTGGCACCTCTTGTTCCAGAAGTCCTATAGATTGTTCCCATAGTCTCCTATGTTGTCTCCTATCGCCTAAAGCATTCAGATAAtcttatatttatcttttttctcttGATTGCAACAACTGAATACATCTTTGATTTGCGATGGTGCGAAACAGCTGACTGGTCTGAAGATCCCTCTGTTGTCTCGTGATAATATCGAACCATCAGAGAGATCCGACACTCAGCTGCTCAGGAGGAAACTGAATCTGCAGCTCGCAGGCTGAGGACTCTTTAAATCGGCTGAAGagactcttttctttcttcccctgACTGGAAGCTTAATCCTCACATCACAGAGCAACAAGACCAGACGCAGAATTGATCCCAGCAGTTCCAGTCAGACGGACTTTGACCTCCGACTCACACGCTGGACTTTTAACCCGTGCAGAGAGGATGAGGTGTTTGGTGAGCAGAACTGGGTCAGAGGCTGAATCCTGTCGGcaaacactgagacaaacagcagaCTGAAGGCTGCCGTCGTTTTAATTGGACAGAATTACACATGTGACGAAATGTTACTAACTtcagtatttactgtatttgaGCAtgagtatttgtactttacttgattttttcccattttctcctactttatacttccacttttatctgataactttagttactagttacttttctGATTACAGGCTGCCTGATTCTTTTGTCATAACATGTTCTAAAGTTATTTGTGCAGATCAGACTGTTGTTTGCTGTCTGATCTATGGAAGCCCACTGCTgccagtaaaagaaaacaaaaaatataaaacacatccCTGGTGATAAAAATATGTTAGCTGAAGTTAGCTTCTGTGAATTAGCGACATGTAGCTTTCACATCAGTCCTCAGCTCTCGttctgaaacaaaatgtcttccGTGTGCTGTGTCCAGGCCAGGATGAGAGCGGGGCAGGCGAGTCCTGCGACAACTTCACCGACCTCAACCTGACGCACTGCTTCATGGGAACCAGCCTGTACGTCCGGCTGCTGCTCTACACCCGCTCCAACCTCGAGTGCGGCCGCGAGCTCAACCACCACCACCTGTCCTCGCAGCCGCTCTTCGACCTCTCCCGCCCCACCGCCTTTGTCATCCACGGCTACCGGCCCACCGGAGCGCCCCCCATCTGGATCGACCACTTGGTCCACCTGCTGGCGGAGCAGGAGGACATGAACATCATCGTGGTGGACTGGAACCAGGGCGCGGCCAACCTCAACTACTTCACCGCTGTGATCAACACCAGGGAGGCGGCTCAGAACCTGACCAGCTTCATCCTGACCATGCAGGTGAACGAGCGttttagcctcttttagctcGTAGTTTTGGTTTTCTCTTCTTCGTCCCCCCAAACAAACTTACCTGCTCAGCTGGTGAACAAaaagtggaacatttagcagctaaagcgtcagatgtttccatcagcagctggtggagaccaaaaactgaGCTAAAAGTTGGACTTAGattcatcaggtggacacaaacTCGACTTCAGCGTGCGATCGTGTTGctttgatgtgtaaatataCAAGTTAATTCTGACTAATTAGCCATAGAAAATGTATAATAACGgagaacaataacaacattGAACCCAGTCGTTGTTTAATGCCGTAAAGAAAGAGCGGTAACATGTTGCGTACctgaatgtgtgctgtgtgtctgcaggaggagggagccCCTCTGAGCTCAGTTCACCTGATCGGCGTCAGTCTCGGAGCTCACCTGGCCGGATTTGTAGGAGCCAACCTGAAGGGGAAGATCGGACGCATCACAGGTGAAAATAAAAGAGACTTTTGTAACGTGGTTTCTGTCAGTCCCGTGTGTCTGGAAGCTCATTTCTGACagttaaataaacagaataGATTCAAACTTAATGACAGATAATCAGACGGTGagtcataattatgacataACGAGtcaatgtttccattttttatcCAATAATTATGGTTTTAATCtcattatttttactttttatctcataattctgACTCTGTTTTATAATTTTAGATTGTTTGTCTCATAATTGTGACTTTTTGAATCTCATACCTATGATTTTAATCCcataatttagatttttttctcatatcTTCAACTTTTTATccacaattatttttttcatcttatcaTTTTGACTTTCTACCCTGTATTATAACGTTTTTCCTcataatttctatttttcatcttgtttttttgattttttttatctaaaaacaTTCCATAAATATcattatgacatttttatttaataattatgacatttttttctcacacaatTTTACTTTAATCccataattttttttcttcataatttCGATTTTTCATCTAGtattttttgactttttaaatgtttttttacatgacTTTCAATGGGACTACTTTATATTAATCTTCTTTGAggatatatatttatttaatattattattatccagCAGTAGTGGGTTTCTATATGTGTGCTTATTGAATTCAGGTTCTGGTAAATATTTGATGCCAGACCcataaaagcaaacattaaaGGTGTCCGTCCCGTCAGGTCTGGACCCGGCGGGGCCCATGTTCACCAGCGCCACACCAGAGGAGCGGCTGGACCCCTCAGACGCCATGTTTGTGGACGTTCTTCACACCGACATGAACTGTGAGCATCTGAAgtcacacagctgaacacagacgAGACAGAATATCCGATTATACAAACGGTGTCATATGTGTGAAGTGGAGCATCACACAGTCGTACTTCAGTGTGCggttctgtcttttctgtgtgttctgcagCGTTTGGACTGAGAGGAGCTCACGGCCACATCGACTTCTATGCAAACGGTGGAGCGGATCAACCAGGGTGCCCCAAAACCATCTTCGCAggtaaactcacacacacaggagctctcacacacactcattaacacacacacacacacacacacacacacacacacactcactgcagtgtcgtctcctcctgcaggtaaATCGTACTTCGTGTGTGACCATCAGCGCTCGGTGTTCCTGTTCTTGTGCTCTCTGAACCGGACCTGCAGCCTCACCGGTTACCCCTGCTCGTCCTACAGCGACTACCTGGAGGGCCGCTGTCTTCAGTGTGAGGCCTTCAAGCCGGCGCCCTGTCCCGTGCTGGGTaggtgcagaaacacacaccagacGTCCACGATCACCGACTGTGAGCGGTGGACGTCTGATCACCTGTGCTCGTCTCACCTGCAGGTTATGACGTCAGCCAGTGGAGGGACACGCTGCTGAAACTGGGACAGACCAAAGTGTTCTTCAGCACCACGGCGGCGCTGCCCTACAGGAGTGAGTCAGACGCTGTGACCAGCTGCTTTCTGCTCTGTACTGTTGAGCTCTCTGTCTGATCATCAACGCTGTCCTGTGTTTGTCAGAGCTGAGCTACAGAGTGGACATGGTGACCTGGAACCAGTACCTCCGCTGGGGGGTCGTCTACATCCGGCTGCACAGCGGCAGAAGCTTCACTGAGGCTCGAATAGACCAGTAAGTCTGTCAGGGGGAACACGACACATCTGGCTCCTgaccgaagaagaagaagacaaacaaaagctgCAGGCTGACGTTATATTACTGTCAGCAGATCAAAACTGACGTCTTATTCTGAATTAATGAgataatatgaaataaatctgCATTGAAACGTCTAAAAACAACTGGACCTTTGTTGAGTTGTGGACCAAAATGATCCTGAATGTTTCAGTCAAGGTGTTTGATTTGGTCGCTGTAAGttcaggagaggaaggaagtcggaGAGAACGAGACGAAACAGAACATTAAGAGAACTCCGACTGagctcagcactcagcagagactctggttctggttctggttctctgtccatttcccctccagctccagtcagcagtcgaCATCACACAACATAAACACTCCGACTTcccggatcactgctgcagtcaggctgataaacaggagtgaagacaaatccacttttttaaTCCCACAAAGTTAAAAtctaatctctgagctctcctcccgtcggtGACGCTTCTGGATCGGAGCAGAACCTGATGAGTCTCCTTCATCCTGTTGCTgattctcctcctcttctctcgcAGTAAGCTCCTCCGGTTCGAGCAGTACACCTCCACGCGGCTGCTCGCCCAGTTCGACGAGGATCTGCAGCAGGTCCAGAAGATCTCTATGCGCATCAGCACCGGCAACGTGATCGGACCTCGATACAAAATCAGACTCCTGCGGATTCGCTTCACGCCGCTGGATCATCCCGAGAGGTCGGTACTGAACACAGCGCTGTTTGTTAAATCTGTcgaaacaaaatgtcagaaaagtcaGATGTCGAATCCGTGGAGACGACTGGAACGATGTCAGTTATGAaaccttctttttgtttcccctccGTCAGACCGCTAATGTGCCGGTTTGACATCATCATGGAGGAGAACATGGAGGTGGCGTTTCGACCTTTACCCTGCAACTCCACCCCCTGACCACacagactcctcctcctcctcctcctcctcctcctcctctgggagCCACTGGGGACCTCCAGGGGCCAcgagaggagctgcagcctcctcacaGGATGATGACGTCACTGGTGTTGAGTTTATTGGGTTATGAGTGACTCACGCTAAGCTGTGAGATTTTGAACCAGAGTGATGAGATTTCTAACGGGATTACGGGAATAAGCTGCAGCGGGAGAGACGTTCATCACGGTGAGACAACAGTTCTGTTGTGGACGTTCAGTGTCTGTTGGATCTCTGgctgcattttcacaaaaaatcGTTTTGTATGTAACTGCAGTGAAACtaaaagtgtgttcacaggttttGGGAGaaaagtagtttaaagccttcgtggctccagaagaagctgcatgtaatctttTTAACTATAAGCTGCCTCCAGTGAGGATCAGGTGATAATCACAACATCTCCAGACTCCCCtcgctgtttgaacacactgtttacaccatttacactccatttatgaaagaagaaacattttattgatcatGTCACATGTTAAAAGTACAGGAAACAGTAACTGACCGATATAAGCTACTTCTCGTAgaagtcaccagactcccttttcaaaattgctttatttattgAGTTGTTGAGTTATGAAACACTTTATAACTCTGTAAAATTTGGCATGttataaaatacaaattttttTCCTTGTTAAAATTGTTGGTTTGTCGCAGCATGTCTAATATTACAAAATACAGGAAACAGTAACTAACATAGGCTACTTTTTTGACAcctgtggagaaagtcaccagactccctttaaaaattactcaatttagtgagttgttgggttggagaaactttataaactttgtaaAATGCCGTCTCTGACAAATTATTAATCATCTGGGCCTTCTTTTAAATTCGGCTGATCTTCTACATTAAGTTCTTTAAGTTCTTTCTGTAAAAacatcatgtctgtctgtttaagTAACATACATGTTTGCATGTGCCAGATATCACAATTATTCCGCACATTACactatattacccacaatgcaacataaccactgagtgacatcactggaggcagtcCTCTAGAGCCACAGAAAGCTTTTTCTTACCCTTAACTCATTTTTGACTGGATACAGTTCTGTTCTTTCTTTAAAGTTTCTCCCTCTGATCAGTTTCAGTGCAGTTACAAAGAGGACTAAGAatgcagcctcctctctctctgtgccttcTAACAGCAGCTCtcaacctttttgttttgcatcccTCCACAACCAAAGTGAGCTGCAAcaactttaaataaacaccaAAGGAGTCAGTTTTAAGAGAAGTAATCCGGTCGCTCAGCAGGGggtctgagagctgctgctgcctccacagTGACGCTGCGATGACGTTTGTCCACAGCAGTACGTAAACCAGTCATAAGCTGTTTCAACTGCAGTCgtcttgttttaatgtgacgctgtaaaatgtgagttttattctgaaaggtaGCAAAGAAATGCTGTTTGTAGCTTGAACAACTTTGATCTTTCAGGTTTTTATAGATTTGAGTGTCAGTAAATGAATCATAATGTGACTGTGGACATTAAACTGAGCAGCCAGTACAAACGCTTCCTCATGAAAACTGTTGTGTTGTAAACctgttctgttgtctttttctaTGATGTATTTTTTACCCGCgctttgaaataaatgttcatttcaAATTATTTGAACAAACAACTGATTCATTTTGCAGCTGTTCGAACACACCGTCTCTGATTTAGACTCAATTTATGAATCAACATTTTGACGGTACAGTGAAATCAACAATacagaaagtcaccagactcccttgaaAAATCACTTAATTTTGGAGCTGTTGCTTTGGGAGGAACTTTAGAAACTcttatttgggccttcttgtaaattcagcattaaatgttttataatgtgttattttccttGTAAAAACTGATGGTTTGTCACAGATGAAGCTTTTCTAACCCAACATTTGGCAgctgtttaaactgttttaca
This is a stretch of genomic DNA from Acanthopagrus latus isolate v.2019 chromosome 19, fAcaLat1.1, whole genome shotgun sequence. It encodes these proteins:
- the lipib gene encoding lipase member H isoform X1, which translates into the protein MLPCRLAALLGLLVLCKGQDESGAGESCDNFTDLNLTHCFMGTSLYVRLLLYTRSNLECGRELNHHHLSSQPLFDLSRPTAFVIHGYRPTGAPPIWIDHLVHLLAEQEDMNIIVVDWNQGAANLNYFTAVINTREAAQNLTSFILTMQEEGAPLSSVHLIGVSLGAHLAGFVGANLKGKIGRITGLDPAGPMFTSATPEERLDPSDAMFVDVLHTDMNSFGLRGAHGHIDFYANGGADQPGCPKTIFAGKSYFVCDHQRSVFLFLCSLNRTCSLTGYPCSSYSDYLEGRCLQCEAFKPAPCPVLGYDVSQWRDTLLKLGQTKVFFSTTAALPYRKLSYRVDMVTWNQYLRWGVVYIRLHSGRSFTEARIDHKLLRFEQYTSTRLLAQFDEDLQQVQKISMRISTGNVIGPRYKIRLLRIRFTPLDHPERPLMCRFDIIMEENMEVAFRPLPCNSTP
- the lipib gene encoding lipase member H isoform X2, with protein sequence MRGRDLRGQDESGAGESCDNFTDLNLTHCFMGTSLYVRLLLYTRSNLECGRELNHHHLSSQPLFDLSRPTAFVIHGYRPTGAPPIWIDHLVHLLAEQEDMNIIVVDWNQGAANLNYFTAVINTREAAQNLTSFILTMQEEGAPLSSVHLIGVSLGAHLAGFVGANLKGKIGRITGLDPAGPMFTSATPEERLDPSDAMFVDVLHTDMNSFGLRGAHGHIDFYANGGADQPGCPKTIFAGKSYFVCDHQRSVFLFLCSLNRTCSLTGYPCSSYSDYLEGRCLQCEAFKPAPCPVLGYDVSQWRDTLLKLGQTKVFFSTTAALPYRKLSYRVDMVTWNQYLRWGVVYIRLHSGRSFTEARIDHKLLRFEQYTSTRLLAQFDEDLQQVQKISMRISTGNVIGPRYKIRLLRIRFTPLDHPERPLMCRFDIIMEENMEVAFRPLPCNSTP